CGGCCGATGCGGATCGCCATGTCGTAGCCCTCGCGCACCAGGTCCACGCTCCGGTCGTTCAGGTCGAGCTCCACCCGGATCGCCGGATAGCGCAGCATGAAGGCCGGCACCACCGCGCCCAGCGCCAGGGTGCCGAAGGACACGGGGGCGCTGACCCGCAAGGTGCCCTGGACCCGCCCGCCGCGGCTGCTCACCGCCAGTTCGGCGTCGCTCACGTCGTCGAGAATGCGCACCGCGCGGGTGTAGTACGCCTGCCCCGCGTCGGTCACATGCAGGCGCCGGGTGGTGCGGTTGAGCAGCCGCACCCCCAGGCGCGCCTCGAGCGCCATCACCCGCCGGCTCACGAACTGCTTGGACAGACCCAGCCTGTCGGACGCGGCGGTGAAGCTGCCGGCCTCCAGCGTGGTCACGAAGATCCGCATGTCTTCCAGCGCGTTCACATTGTCACCATTAAGTGGACAGTCATACGCATTCTAGGCGATTTATCTGCACCATTGGGGACGCTAAAGTACCACCATCGGACGCACCGAAGCGGTCGCCGAACCCCAACCCCCAACGGAGAACGCCATCATGACCACCCCGACCCGAACCGCCCCCGACTACATCGCCACCACCGGCCGCGCCCTGCTCGCCGCCATCTTCCTGATCAGCGGCGTGGGCAAGCTCGCCGCGCCGGCCGGCACCATCGGCTACATCGCCTCGGCCGGCCTGCCCTTCCCCGAACTGGCCTACGCCGGCGCGGTGTTCGTCGAGGTCATCCTCGCCCTGGCCCTGCTGGTGGGCTACCGGACCCGCCTGAGCGCGGCCCTGATCGCCGCCTTCACGCTGGTGACCGCGTTCGCCTTCCACTTTCACCTGGGCGACCAGAACCAGTTCATCCACTTTTTCAAGAACATCGCCATCGCCGGCGGCCTGCTGCAGATCGTCGCCTTCGGTGGCGGCGCCCTGAGCCTGGACGCACGCCGCACCGCCTGACACCGACACCCCACCGACGCGCCGGCCCATGCCGGCGCCCAACCCGGAGAGACCTCATGATCGAGATCCGCAAGGCCGCCGACCGCGGCGTCGCCGAACACGGCTGGCTCAGCTCCCGCCACACCTTTTCCTTCGCCCACTACGACGATCCGGAGCAGCGCGGCTTCTCCGACCTGCGCGTGATCAACGACGACCGCGTGGCGCCGGGCCAGGGCTTCGGCACCCACCCGCACCGGGACATGGAGATCCTCTCCTACGTGCTCGACGGCGCGCTGGAACATCGCGACACCCTGGGCAACGGCTCGGTCATCCGTCCCGGCGACGTCCAGCTCATGAGCGCGGGCACCGGCATCGCCCACAGCGAGTTCAATGCCTCGGACGCCGAGGGGGTGCACTTCCTGCAGATCTGGATCCTGCCGGCACGGCACGGCATCCGCCCCGGCTACCAGCAAACCCGCGTCGGCGAGGAAGACAAACGGGGCCGGCTGCGCCTCGTCCTGTCGCCCGAGGGCCATGACGGCGCGCTCCGGCTCCACCAGGACGCGCGGGTCTACGCCGGTCTGTTCGACGGCGCCGAGCGCGCCGAGCTGACCCTGGCGTCCGGCCGCGCCGCCTATGTGCATCTGGCCCGGGGCGCGCTGAGCGTCAATGGCGTGCGTCTCGAAGCCGGCGACGGCCTCAAGGTGAGCGGCGAATCGGCGCTCGTCCTGAGCGACGGCGAAGACGCCGAAGTGCTGGTGTTCGACCTGCGCGGCCCTCAAGATTGAAAACGTCGCGGCGAACGGCCTAAAGTCGCCACCACGACGGCCGCCGCACACCGCGGCGGCCGCCTTTCCCCCTGACCGACCCGGTGACCCCCATGCTTGCCCAGATCGCCTTCCTGCTCCTCGGCGCCGTCCTGCTCGTGCCCCTGGCCAAGCGCGCCGGCCTCGGCGCCATCCTCGGCTATCTGGCCGCCGGCATGGCGCTCGGGCCGTGGGGCCTGGGCGCGATCGGCGACGTGGATGCCATCCTCCATTTCGGCGAGTTCGGCGTCATCCTGCTGCTGTTCGTGATCGGCCTGGAGCTCAAGCCCTCGCGCCTGTGGGTGCTGCGCCGCCCGATCTTCGGGCTCGGCGGTCTCCAGGTCGGCCTGACCGCGCTGGTCCTGGCGCTGGTGGCCGTGGGCTTCGGGCTCGACGGCCGCGCGGCCGTCGTGGTGGGTGTGGCGGCGGCCATGTCCTCCACCGCGGTGGTGCTCCAGTCGCTGGCCGAGCGCGGGCAGCTCACCGACCGCCACGGGCGCGACGCCTTCGCCATCCTGTTGTTCCAGGACATGGCGGTGATCCCCATCCTCGCCCTGCTGCCCGTGCTCGGCACCGGCGCCATGCAGCTGGCGCCCCTGCAGATCCTGTGGGGCGTGCTGGCCATCGCGGGGGTGATCGTGGCCGGCCGCACCCTGCTGCGCCCGGTGTTCACCTGGATCGCCACCCTGGGCAGCCGCGAGACCTTCACCGCCGCGGCGCTGCTGGTGGTCATCGCCACCACCCTGCTCATGGAACAGGTCGGCCTGACCGCCTCGCTGGGCGCCTTCCTGGCCGGCGTGGTGCTGGCCGACTCGGAGTACCGCCACGAGCTGGAGGCCGATCTCGAACCGTTCAAGGGGTTGCTGCTGGGGGTCTTCTTCATGGCGGTGGGCATGGGCGCCAACCTGGGCCTGCTCATGGCCGACCCGGTCACCGTGCTCGGCCTCGGCCTGGCGCTGCTGGCGCTCAAGACCGTCGTCCTGTCCGCCATCGGGCGTCTGATCGGACGCCCGGCCGACAGCCGCCGCAAGCTGGCCATCACCCTCGCCCAGGGCGGCGAGTTCGCCTTCGTGATCTTTCAGCTCTCGCGCCAGTACGGCGTGATCGACGACGGCCTCGCCGGCCTGCTCACCATGGCGGTGACGGTGTCGCTGGTGCTGTGGCCGCTGTGGCTGGTGCTCGAGGATCGGGTGCTGGCACCGTTGCTGAGCCGGCGTGTCGAGCCGCAGTTCGACCCCCTCCCCGATACGGCCAACGCGGTGGTCATCGCCGGCTTCGGCCGCGTCGGCCAGATCGTCGCGCGGATGCTCGCGGTGAAACGCACGCCCTTCACGGTGCTCGAGGTGGACCCGCAGCAGGTGGACTATGTGCGCCGCTTCGGCAACAAGGTGTATTTCGGCGATGCCTCGCGGCTGGATGTGCTGCGCGCCGCCGGCCTGGCCGAGGCGCGGCTGTTCGTGCTCGCCATCGATGACGTGGAGGCCTCACTGAAGACCGCCGCCCTGGTGCGCCGGCACTTCCCGCGGGTGACCGTGATCGCGCGCGCACGCAACCGCTTTCATGCCTACAAGCTCATGGACCTGGGCATCGCCGCCCCGATCCGCGAGACCTGGCACGGCAGCCTGGCCATGACCGAAGCGGTGCTGCAAGGCCTCGGCGTGCCCGACGCTGACGCCCGCCAGGCGGTCGAGCGTTTCGCCCGCCAGGACGCCGACGCCCTGGTGCGCCAGCACGCGGTCTACCAGGACGAAGCCCAGCTCATGGCCAGCATCGCCCAGGCCCGCGAGGAGCTCAAGCACCTGTTCGAAACGGACACCCCGGCCGACGACGCGGCGCCTCCGGCCAAGGGTTGAGGGCGGGCGGACTTACAGTTCGACGCGGATGTCGCCGATCACCGCGTTGGCCACCTCACGCGCGGCCTCGACACTCTCGGCCCGCGCCAGCGCCACGCCCAGGCGGCGCTTGCCCGACACTTCCGGTTTGCCGAACAGGCGCAGCTGGGTGTCGGGCCGGTTCAGCGCCGCCTGCAGGTTGCCGTAGCGCATCTGCGTCGATTCGCCCGCCACCAGCAACACCGACGAGGCCGAGGGGCCGGTCTGGACGATGTTGGGGATCGGCAGCCCGAGGATGGCCCGCGCATGGAGCGCGAACTCGGACAGGTCCTGCGAGATGAGCGTCACCAGACCGGTATCGTGCGGCCGCGGCGACACTTCGCTGAAGATCACCTCGTCGCCCTTGACGAACAGCTCCACGCCGAACAGGCCGCGGCCGCCGAGGGCGTCGGTGACCGCCCGGGCGATCTCCTGCGCACGTGCCAGGGCCGCGTCGGTCATGCGCTGCGGCTGCCAGGATTCCTGGTAGTCGCCGTCTTCCTGACGATGGCCGATCGGCGCGCAGAAGCTGGTGACGGTGTTGCCGTGGCCGTCGTCGTGGCGGATGGTCAGCAGGGTGATCTCGAAATCGAAATCCACGAATCCCTCGACGATCACCTTGCCCTGACCGGCGCGCCCGCCCGCCTGGGCGTACTCCCAGGCCGCCTCGATGCGCTCGGCGCTCTTGACGAAGCTCTGGCCCTTGCCCGACGAACTCATGATCGGCTTGACCAGGCACGGCAGGCCGATCTCGGCCACCGCCGCGCGGTAGGCGGCGGCGTCGCCGGCAAAGCGGTAGGTGGAGGTCGGCAGGCCCAGGGTTTCGGCCGCCAGCCGGCGGATGCCTTCGCGGTTCATGGTCAGCTGGGTGGCGCGCGCCGTGGGCACCACGTTGAAGCCTTCGGCTTCCAGCTCGGCGAGGGTGTCGGTGGCGATGGCCTCGATCTCGGGCACGATGCAGTGCGGCCGCTCCTGCTCGATCACCGCGCGCAGGGCGGCGCCATCGAGCATGGAGATGACGTGGCTGCGGTCGGCCACCTGCATGGCCGGTGCGTTGGCGTAGCGGTCCACCGCGATCACCTCGCAGCCCAGGCGCTGCAGTTCGATGACGACTTCCTTGCCCAGCTCACCGGCGCCGCACAGCAGCACCCGGGTGGCGGTGGACGAAAAGGGCGTGCCCAGCGTGGTCATGATGTCCTTCCTCTCGCATGCCGGCGAACGCCGACAGGTTGCAAACAGGGCGTAGTGTGCCTCAGCCGTGTGCCGACGAACATCCCCGGAGCACTCACGCATTCTTACAACGGTTGCGAGATCGAACGCCGGATTCCGGGGTCACAGGCACACGGGACGTAAGCGAAAAAGGAGAGATCGCATGCGCATCAAGCTGATGTTGATGGCGCTGGCCGTGGCGCTGCCGGCGTGGGCCCAGGCCCCCGAATGGCAGGACGCCGGCGGCCTGTCCTACCTGTGCGGCGGCGTGGGCCAGGGCAGCTTCGCCGCGATCCGTGCGCAGCGTGATTCGGCCAGTGTCGAACTGTTGCTGACGGCCGGCGCGCGCGGCATGTACCTGGCGGATGTCACGGTGACGGTGACCGGCCCCACCCTCGACGGCCCGGTCGTCATCCCGCGCGAAGGCCCGCTGTGTCTGCTACGCGTGCCCCCGGCCGCTATACGGTGAGCGCGGAATACGCGGGGCAGACGCTCGAGCACCGGCTCGGCGTGGGCAAAGGCCTGAGCGCGGTGCATCTGAACTTCAAGGAATGAAGCCCGGCCTCAGAGCCCGGGCAGTGCGCGCCCCTTGAGCAGGCGGATGTCGGCGGTGACGACCCGGCGGGCGAAGGGGCGCGTCGAATCGATGCCCTCTTCGTAGCGGAGGATCTCGTAATCGCTGAAACCCTGCTCGAAGGCAAGATGCTCGGCGTTGCGCCGCAGCACCAGGCGGGCTTCGCCGTCGCCGCCGGTGTGCAGCAGCTTGTGCTTGAGGCTGAAGCGCACATGGCGCTCGTCGAGCTGGGCCGCCTGGATCTGCCAGTTCGGCGCCATCGGATCGACCAGGGCCCACAGGGTGACCCCCATGGCGATGTCGGGCATGTCGAGCGTGCCCTGCTGCATGACCATGATCGCCGCGGCGGGCGCGAGCAGCCACTGGCTCGAGGCGCCCTCGCCCGGCCCCGGCAGGCGGTCGATGGTGCTGCATCCGGTCAGCACCAGCAGGGCGATCGGCACGGCACGACGCAGCGGTGTCATGGCGATCATCCCAGGTAGTTGAACAGCGACAGGTTGGTGATCTTCAGGAAGGACTGCTGCGAGGCCTGCAGGTAGGTCTGCTGCAGCGACAGGTCGCTCACCGCCTGGGCGTAATCCACGTCCTGCAGGCGTGACAGGGTATCGGCGTACTGCACGTCCAGGTCGCTGCCCACGTCCTCCAGGGTATTGACCTCGAGCATGCGCGAGCCCACCGAGGCGTGCACCGTCAGCACCTGGTCGAGGCTCTGGTCCATGCCCGTGATGGCCTGGGAGATGGCGCCGCTGACGCCGTTGCTCGAGGGGTTTTCGAGCGCGCGCGTCAGGTTGGTGTACATCTTGAACACGTCCGCGCTGGGCCCGACTTCGAACACGTCGCCCACCGACGGGGTGCCGGCCATCTCGAGCTGGACGTTGCCGAAGCTGAGCGTGGGGCCGGTCTGGCTGGTCACCGCGGCGCCGGTGGCGCGGTCGGTGACGTTGTAGTTGGTGCCGTCCCAGCTCACCAGATACTGGGTGCCGGTGTAGGTGCCGGTGGTCTGGGTGCTGGCGACGTAGCCGGTGCCGCCGTTGGGGTTGCCGGGCACGGCGAAGAACTCGCCCTGCGGCGCCTTGACGTCGTTGAACACCTCGGAGCCGGAGTTGCTCACGCTCATGATGCGCGAGGGCGACACCTGCAAGGTGCGCTGCCCCTGGTCGCCCTGGAAGCTGACCCCGTTGATGTTGCCCACGTAGGGCTTCACGTCGGCCTGGTAGCCGGAGAACATGTACTCGCCGTTGCCGTTCTGGCTGTTGGCCAGACCGAGCAGCGAGTCGAAGCTGGCGCGGATGTCGATGGCGATGGCGCCCCACTCGGAATCGGAGTAGCTGCCGTTGCCGGCCTCGACCGCGCGGGTGCGGGTGTGGGTGATGATGTCCTCGACCGCGTAGAGCTTGTTCTCGAGCAGGTTCAGGGAATCCTTGGCGGAGCCCTGGTTGGTCTGGAAGGTCGAGTTCAGGCTCTGGGCCTGGGAGATCTCGAGCGCGCGGGCCGAGGCGATGGGATCGTCGGACGGCGCCACGATGCGGCGGCCGGTGGCCACCTGCTGCTGGGTATGCAGCATCTGCGTGGTCTGGTCCTGGATGGTCCGGACGCCGGTCTGGTAGAGCATGCCGGTGCTGATACGCATGATCTGGCTCCTATCGGGCGATGCCCAGAATCTCGTCGAACAGGCTTGAGGCGATCGACATCACCTTGGCCGAAGCCTGGTAGGCCTGCTGGTAGCGAATGAGGTTGGCGGCTTCCTCGTCCAGATTCACCCCGGAGAGCGACTCGCGCGTCGCGGTGGCCTGGTCGAGCAGGCTCTGCTGCGCGGTGCGATTGACCTTCACCTCGCTGGTCTTGTTGCCGATCTCGGCGACCAGGTTCGAATAGGTGGACTGGAAGTTGGCGGTCGGGTTGCCGCTCGCCGCGAGCATGGTCTTGGTGGTCTGCAAGGCGCCCAGCGCCACCGCGTTGGTGTTGTCGGCCACCCCCTGGGCGTTGCTCTCGAGGGTGAAGCTGTCGCCGTTGGAGGGCACGCCCGAGAAGGTCAGGTCGATGCCGGCCAGCGGCGCCGGCAGGGTGCGGGTGACGCCGGCCGAATCGGTCGAGGGGTTGTAGGCCACCGAACCGACGAGCGTGTTGGTGCTGTCGCGCACCTCGTAGATATTGCTGCCGCTGTTGAAGCTGAGCGTGTAGTCGCCGATGTGGGGCGTGCCGCTGGCGAAGCCGGCGATGCTGTTCACCTTGACCGCATCGATCGAACCGCTGCCCAGATTGCCGGCGGTCTCGACGCTGCGCACCGGCCCCGCCGCGGCGATGAGCCGGGTGTCGCCGATGGCCACGTTGATGTCCTGGGCCGCGAACCGGGTCGGCTGGATCAGGAAGGATTCGCCCGCGACGGTGGTGCCCGGCGCGGTGATGGTGAGGCCGACATCGGCGGCATTGACGCTGTTGCCGGTGGCCCGGTCGACGAGGTTGTAGCCGCCGGTGGTGTTGGTATAGGTGAGCTTGTAGGTGCCGCCGTTGAGCTTGCCGATGTCGCCGAAATCGACCGTCGGCGTGCTCGTCGCGCCGGCGATGGACTGCACCGAGGGGCTCAGCGGGGTGAAGAAATCGCCTCCCAGATTGCCGTCCAGGTCCTGGCCGAGGCGATGCTGGGCGTTGAAGGTCTCGATCAGGCCGACCGCCACCATGCCCAGCTTGTTCTGCGCCGTATCGAGCGAATCGCGGCGGAAATCGAGCAGGCCGCCGAGCGTACCGCCCGACAGCAGGC
The nucleotide sequence above comes from Nitrogeniibacter mangrovi. Encoded proteins:
- a CDS encoding DoxX family protein; this translates as MTTPTRTAPDYIATTGRALLAAIFLISGVGKLAAPAGTIGYIASAGLPFPELAYAGAVFVEVILALALLVGYRTRLSAALIAAFTLVTAFAFHFHLGDQNQFIHFFKNIAIAGGLLQIVAFGGGALSLDARRTA
- a CDS encoding pirin family protein translates to MIEIRKAADRGVAEHGWLSSRHTFSFAHYDDPEQRGFSDLRVINDDRVAPGQGFGTHPHRDMEILSYVLDGALEHRDTLGNGSVIRPGDVQLMSAGTGIAHSEFNASDAEGVHFLQIWILPARHGIRPGYQQTRVGEEDKRGRLRLVLSPEGHDGALRLHQDARVYAGLFDGAERAELTLASGRAAYVHLARGALSVNGVRLEAGDGLKVSGESALVLSDGEDAEVLVFDLRGPQD
- a CDS encoding monovalent cation:proton antiporter-2 (CPA2) family protein; translated protein: MLAQIAFLLLGAVLLVPLAKRAGLGAILGYLAAGMALGPWGLGAIGDVDAILHFGEFGVILLLFVIGLELKPSRLWVLRRPIFGLGGLQVGLTALVLALVAVGFGLDGRAAVVVGVAAAMSSTAVVLQSLAERGQLTDRHGRDAFAILLFQDMAVIPILALLPVLGTGAMQLAPLQILWGVLAIAGVIVAGRTLLRPVFTWIATLGSRETFTAAALLVVIATTLLMEQVGLTASLGAFLAGVVLADSEYRHELEADLEPFKGLLLGVFFMAVGMGANLGLLMADPVTVLGLGLALLALKTVVLSAIGRLIGRPADSRRKLAITLAQGGEFAFVIFQLSRQYGVIDDGLAGLLTMAVTVSLVLWPLWLVLEDRVLAPLLSRRVEPQFDPLPDTANAVVIAGFGRVGQIVARMLAVKRTPFTVLEVDPQQVDYVRRFGNKVYFGDASRLDVLRAAGLAEARLFVLAIDDVEASLKTAALVRRHFPRVTVIARARNRFHAYKLMDLGIAAPIRETWHGSLAMTEAVLQGLGVPDADARQAVERFARQDADALVRQHAVYQDEAQLMASIAQAREELKHLFETDTPADDAAPPAKG
- the purT gene encoding formate-dependent phosphoribosylglycinamide formyltransferase produces the protein MTTLGTPFSSTATRVLLCGAGELGKEVVIELQRLGCEVIAVDRYANAPAMQVADRSHVISMLDGAALRAVIEQERPHCIVPEIEAIATDTLAELEAEGFNVVPTARATQLTMNREGIRRLAAETLGLPTSTYRFAGDAAAYRAAVAEIGLPCLVKPIMSSSGKGQSFVKSAERIEAAWEYAQAGGRAGQGKVIVEGFVDFDFEITLLTIRHDDGHGNTVTSFCAPIGHRQEDGDYQESWQPQRMTDAALARAQEIARAVTDALGGRGLFGVELFVKGDEVIFSEVSPRPHDTGLVTLISQDLSEFALHARAILGLPIPNIVQTGPSASSVLLVAGESTQMRYGNLQAALNRPDTQLRLFGKPEVSGKRRLGVALARAESVEAAREVANAVIGDIRVEL
- the flgL gene encoding flagellar hook-associated protein FlgL; translated protein: MRISTGMLYQTGVRTIQDQTTQMLHTQQQVATGRRIVAPSDDPIASARALEISQAQSLNSTFQTNQGSAKDSLNLLENKLYAVEDIITHTRTRAVEAGNGSYSDSEWGAIAIDIRASFDSLLGLANSQNGNGEYMFSGYQADVKPYVGNINGVSFQGDQGQRTLQVSPSRIMSVSNSGSEVFNDVKAPQGEFFAVPGNPNGGTGYVASTQTTGTYTGTQYLVSWDGTNYNVTDRATGAAVTSQTGPTLSFGNVQLEMAGTPSVGDVFEVGPSADVFKMYTNLTRALENPSSNGVSGAISQAITGMDQSLDQVLTVHASVGSRMLEVNTLEDVGSDLDVQYADTLSRLQDVDYAQAVSDLSLQQTYLQASQQSFLKITNLSLFNYLG
- the flgK gene encoding flagellar hook-associated protein FlgK, producing MAGMLSIGVTGLNAAQAGLTTTSHNIANASTPGFSRQSIVQTQQPGLFSGAGFLGQGTQVETVRRSYSQYLENQVLSADTKRSALQTYEDQISQLDNLLADSTVGLSPALQGFFEGVQEVAANPSSVPARQAMISGGEAMASRFQYLDARLSEIRDGVEGSISSTVETINSYSSQIAELNQRIVNAEAAGAGAPANDLHDTRDNLIRELNQLVRVSTVAEADGSRSVFIGNGQPLVVGVQTTQLTATPSTEDPSRLAIGLQLPNGSSVQMPESLLSGGTLGGLLDFRRDSLDTAQNKLGMVAVGLIETFNAQHRLGQDLDGNLGGDFFTPLSPSVQSIAGATSTPTVDFGDIGKLNGGTYKLTYTNTTGGYNLVDRATGNSVNAADVGLTITAPGTTVAGESFLIQPTRFAAQDINVAIGDTRLIAAAGPVRSVETAGNLGSGSIDAVKVNSIAGFASGTPHIGDYTLSFNSGSNIYEVRDSTNTLVGSVAYNPSTDSAGVTRTLPAPLAGIDLTFSGVPSNGDSFTLESNAQGVADNTNAVALGALQTTKTMLAASGNPTANFQSTYSNLVAEIGNKTSEVKVNRTAQQSLLDQATATRESLSGVNLDEEAANLIRYQQAYQASAKVMSIASSLFDEILGIAR